A single genomic interval of Helianthus annuus cultivar XRQ/B chromosome 6, HanXRQr2.0-SUNRISE, whole genome shotgun sequence harbors:
- the LOC110940447 gene encoding protein SRC2 homolog produces MECRILELTINSANDLRVVRRMFKMKVYVKVCIGGNHEMEKRTLVDWHGQTNPAWNYTMKYSISEQWLQHHGTMLVIKLYCKRKLGDRYIGEVHQPLKQLYDYAYPLGGSAVVRFPVQIGSAESQGQLCFSYRFGEKVAIEKMMLAESIASFLVTGPGGAL; encoded by the exons ATGGAATGCCGAATACTGGAGTTGACCATTAATTCTGCAAATGATTTAAGAGTAGTAAGACGGATGTTCAAAATGAAGGTCTATGTCAAG GTGTGTATCGGGGGTAACCATGAAATGGAGAAGCGAACTCTTGTCGACTGGCACGGCCAGACCAATCCAGCTTGGAACTACACCATGAAATACTCAATAAGCGAACAATGGTTACAACATCATGGCACGATGCTCGTGATCAAGCTCTATTGCAAGCGTAAGCTTGGAGATAGATACATAGGAGAAGTTCATCAGCCGTTAAAACAACTTTATGATTATGCATATCCCTTAGGAGGTAGTGCAGTGGTGCGGTTCCCAGTGCAAATTGGATCCGCTGAATCGCAAGGACAACTTTGTTTTTCGTACAGGTTTGGTGAGAAGGTGGCTATTGAGAAGATGATGCTAGCAGAAAGTATTGCTTCCTTTTTAGTTACCGGTCCAGGAGGTGCACTTTGA